One Onthophagus taurus isolate NC chromosome 11, IU_Otau_3.0, whole genome shotgun sequence genomic window carries:
- the LOC139431938 gene encoding zinc finger BED domain-containing protein 4-like yields the protein MSDINKKSDVWTFFDKCEDLKFAKCKLCQQEISRGGTGKYASTTSMINHVKRKHAEEFEKRKRLLSESEQNKTNPENDLNIVQKKQETLTEFINKSKQWDINDKRSKKMHYAIGEMIALDNMPYLCVENTGFTRLMNKICPQYKVPRRKYFSETIIPDIYDRLVEAIKKKIDGVQYLSVTSDIWTCSHTNESFISFTAHWLNTNFGFNHVLLNCKHFPESHTAENIKQMFLDMLQMWNLDISQVHVIVRDNGANIVKACNDAKLVGVPCFIHTLQLVIIHAIKTQRSIVDLIAVCRKIVGHFNHSPAACSKLKDIQTELNVDHKKLVQDVTTRWNSSFYMLQRILEQKRVLNIYAADNDIVTLNTNQWSLIQPLLDLLEPFEEITKVMSSNVAFISEVIPTITTLKVYLSKEDENLFHGVGTMKNCIYDEINRRFDSLLNNKFYIIATILDPRFKMTFFESNKIDYFKYILTSEYSQSESEPIINENYTPETKIRRLDDTISNETNKSKLWQCFDEIVSSRDSLPKPSENIKVKSIDEELNLYLNMDKLIRTDDPLVWWKAWKTTFPILTEIARKFLSAPAASVYSERVFSEAGNIYDQTRSRLLPRNAEKLLFIHHNLHKVNFEY from the coding sequence ATGAGTgacataaacaaaaaaagtgacgtttggacattttttgataaatgtgAAGACTTGAAATTTGCAAAGTGTAAATTGTGTCAACAAGAAATATCACGGGGTGGCACTGGAAAATATGCTAGTACAACATCAATGATTAATCATGTAAAACGAAAGCACGCtgaagaatttgaaaaaagaaagCGTCTATTATCAGAATCagaacaaaacaaaactaatccagagaatgatttaaatattgttcaaaagaaacaagaaacattaacagaatttattaacaaatctaAACAGTGGGACATAAATGACAAACGGTCAAAAAAAATGCATTATGCTATAGGTGAAATGATTGCATTAGATAATATGCCTTATTTATGTGTAGAAAATACAGGATTTACTagattaatgaataaaatttgcccCCAGTACAAGGTGCccagaagaaaatatttttcagaaaCCATCATCCCAGATATTTATGACAGATTAGTAGaagctattaaaaaaaagattgatGGTGTTCAATATCTGTCCGTGACATCTGATATCTGGACTTGCTCTCATACAAATGAatcttttattagttttacggCTCATTGGCTTAATAcaaattttggttttaatcaTGTACTTTTAAACTGTAAACATTTTCCTGAGAGTCATACTgctgaaaatattaaacaaatgtTTCTCGATATGTTGCAAATGTGGAATTTAGACATTTCACAGGTCCATGTCATTGTTCGAGACAATGGCGCCAACATTGTTAAAGCCTGTAATGACGCCAAACTCGTTGGAGTGCCTTGTTTCATACATACTCTACAATTAGTGATAATACATGCTATTAAAACACAACGATCTATAGTGGATTTAATAGCAGTGTGTCGAAAAATTGTTGGACATTTTAATCATTCCCCAGCCGCATGCTCCAAATTGAAAGATATTCAAACCGAATTAAATGTTGATCATAAAAAATTAGTGCAAGATGTTACTACTAGGTGGAATTCTAGTTTCTACATGCTGCAACGAATACTAGAGCAAAAGAGGGTATTGAATATCTATGCAGCAGATaatgatattgtgacgttaaaTACAAATCAATGGTCCTTAATTCAACCGTTGTTAGATTTATTGGAACCATTTGAGGAGATTACAAAGGTTATGAGTTCAAATGTAGCTTTTATTTCGGAAGTTATTCCAACAATAACAACGTTGAAAGTTTATTTATCTAAAGAAGACGAAAATCTGTTTCACGGAGTTGGAACAatgaaaaattgtatttatgaTGAAATAAACAGAAGATTTGATAgtttgttaaataataaattttatattattgctACAATATTGGACCCACGatttaaaatgacgttttttgaatcgaacaaaatagattattttaaatatatattgacCAGTGAATATTCTCAATCTGAGTCTGAACCAataattaacgaaaattaTACTCCTGAgacaaaaattagaagactcGATGACACTATTAGtaatgaaacaaataaaagtaaacTATGGCAGTGTTTTGATGAGATTGTCTCTTCAAGAGATTCTTTACCAAAGCCATctgaaaatataaaagtaaagAGCATTGACGAAGAATTAaacttatatttaaatatggaTAAGCTAATTAGAACGGACGATCCTCTTGTTTGGTGGAAAGCATGGAAAACCACTTTTCCtatattaacagaaattgcaagaaaatttttatcggCCCCTGCTGCTAGCGTATACAGTGAAAGAGTTTTTTCTGAAGCCGGTAATATTTATGACCAAACTAGAAGCAGATTACTGCCAAGAAATGcagaaaaattattgtttatccACCACAATCTGCACaaagttaattttgaatattag